One window of the Leptospira ryugenii genome contains the following:
- a CDS encoding NADase-type glycan-binding domain-containing protein, with amino-acid sequence MLRFTRFFFPFITLVLVSCGPKAEHAFSFESALGTGQISPEQTWKFSPEYALDGKPQTGFCADIQTPGAGLVFFLANVSEFSGVQITNGLAISAKDAKAMAQVKKLRLTSYTKKSSAPNAKWIEENTITLDLKPVQFKAEKVVPQILSLDTSFRGNVIQLEFLESYTGSKGTDVCLSEFSLGDFKDKEFSAYEITNQQRVKASLQGYEEASKHYYAFKKFLVWNETNSISFQSFDAFLPVYFKSDGTFSFGQVQAMDPQIGNAFPSEPKQGTYTILATSPSGIDLNLSYIDSGGMQRNDTWLFRRAQVGDEDYEYFKTKMGISFSSIYNAKTHYLLFLKENNSGATFYNYEVPY; translated from the coding sequence ATGCTTAGGTTCACACGTTTTTTTTTCCCCTTCATTACCTTGGTTTTGGTCTCCTGTGGACCCAAAGCCGAACATGCATTTAGTTTTGAGAGCGCCTTGGGAACTGGGCAAATCTCCCCTGAACAAACCTGGAAGTTTAGTCCTGAATATGCTTTAGATGGAAAACCCCAGACAGGATTTTGTGCCGATATCCAAACTCCTGGCGCAGGGCTTGTTTTTTTCCTTGCAAATGTCTCTGAATTTTCTGGTGTCCAAATCACAAACGGACTTGCCATTTCGGCAAAAGATGCTAAGGCCATGGCGCAGGTGAAGAAACTTCGTTTGACCTCTTACACCAAAAAGTCGAGTGCCCCCAATGCCAAATGGATAGAGGAGAACACAATCACTTTGGATCTAAAACCCGTTCAATTCAAAGCTGAAAAGGTGGTACCCCAAATCCTATCTTTGGATACATCGTTTCGAGGAAATGTGATCCAATTGGAATTTTTAGAAAGTTATACTGGAAGTAAAGGTACTGATGTTTGTCTCAGTGAATTTTCGTTAGGCGATTTCAAAGACAAAGAGTTTTCTGCTTATGAAATCACAAACCAGCAAAGAGTTAAAGCCTCCCTACAAGGTTATGAAGAAGCATCGAAGCACTATTATGCATTCAAAAAGTTTTTGGTATGGAATGAAACCAATTCGATTAGCTTCCAAAGTTTTGATGCCTTTTTACCAGTGTATTTTAAATCGGATGGAACTTTCAGTTTTGGTCAGGTGCAGGCTATGGACCCACAAATCGGGAACGCTTTCCCATCTGAGCCCAAACAAGGCACATATACCATTCTTGCAACCAGTCCCTCTGGTATTGATCTGAATTTAAGTTATATTGATTCGGGAGGGATGCAGAGGAATGATACTTGGTTGTTCCGCCGTGCCCAAGTCGGCGATGAGGATTACGAATACTTTAAAACAAAGATGGGCATATCATTCTCTTCCATCTACAACGCAAAGACCCACTATCTTCTTTTTCTAAAAGAAAACAACTCTGGTGCTACCTTTTACAATTACGAGGTGCCTTACTGA
- the def gene encoding peptide deformylase, which translates to MAVRKILRIGNPLLRQTSQDVLESEVGTKEFKKLIRDMFDTMRFAEGVGLAAPQIGILKKIVVVGSEEDNNRYKGSPAVPEQVILNPEITPLSEPGEGFWEGCLSVPGMRGLVERPYKIHMKWRDENFEPHEETIEGYRAIVMQHECDHLFGVLYVDRLKSTKLFGFNEDIDDEGKILD; encoded by the coding sequence ATGGCTGTCAGAAAAATTTTACGCATCGGAAACCCTTTGCTCAGGCAAACTTCTCAAGACGTCCTCGAATCAGAAGTGGGAACAAAGGAATTCAAAAAATTGATTCGAGATATGTTTGATACCATGCGCTTTGCCGAAGGTGTCGGACTTGCGGCACCTCAAATCGGCATCCTAAAAAAAATCGTGGTCGTTGGCTCTGAAGAAGATAACAATCGATACAAAGGTTCCCCCGCCGTTCCGGAACAAGTCATCCTCAATCCTGAAATTACTCCGCTCTCAGAGCCAGGCGAAGGTTTCTGGGAAGGTTGCCTTTCCGTTCCCGGAATGCGAGGGCTAGTGGAGAGACCATACAAGATCCACATGAAATGGCGAGATGAAAATTTTGAACCTCACGAGGAGACAATAGAAGGCTACCGAGCGATCGTCATGCAACATGAATGTGATCATCTTTTCGGTGTTCTGTATGTTGACCGACTGAAAAGCACGAAACTATTTGGATTCAATGAAGACATAGACGATGAGGGCAAGATCCTCGACTAA
- the rpoD gene encoding RNA polymerase sigma factor RpoD, which produces MENLASLPEVQKIISIGKANREVSYDEINEILPDKILNSEKIDDVFTLLHEMGIEIVEEYSKKSLEESTSLANTKEESNKENKPARKKRESNVSSNSEDPIRLYLKEIGKVSLISGETEVFLAKRIEKGEKIIEETILGSSILRQNFAKLIPKIKSKKIKVYDLVKVDKMYALNQEQADKLEKVFFDNMELIQQDEKVLNESTNRIRKYSENSKKFKELKEKIDTSSGKIDEAIRKIGVSQKEIQKISQKIKSMVFRVKEIEKHFLKIKAKYGHDVREIKGLNRFIEKNENLDEIEKMMGCDIEEVREVIKDIRNNERKLRRMEQEAGSPVHEIKDWGEKIIKGEREIAQAKRELVRANLRLVVSIAKRYANRGMHFFDLIQEGNIGLIRAVDKFEYKKGYKFSTYATWWIRQAITRAISDQARTIRVPVHMIEQVNKVIRETRLFVQEFGRDPSNDEIAERLGWPVQKVKAVKNVAREPISLEIPVGSEEDSELGDFIEDKDVISPLNSAASSILSEQIRQVLQTLPAREQKVIRMRFGLDDGYAQTLEEVGYQFKVTRERIRQIEAKALRRLRHPSRSKKLKDYID; this is translated from the coding sequence ATGGAAAATTTAGCAAGTTTACCTGAGGTTCAAAAAATTATTTCGATCGGAAAGGCCAATCGAGAAGTGTCATATGACGAAATTAACGAGATCCTTCCAGATAAAATATTAAACTCAGAGAAAATAGACGATGTATTCACTCTCCTACACGAAATGGGGATCGAAATCGTAGAAGAATATTCCAAAAAATCCTTAGAAGAGTCTACAAGTCTTGCCAATACAAAAGAAGAGTCCAATAAAGAAAATAAACCTGCCAGAAAGAAAAGAGAATCAAACGTTTCTTCCAACTCGGAAGACCCGATTCGTCTTTATTTAAAAGAGATTGGAAAGGTTTCATTAATCTCTGGAGAAACTGAGGTATTTTTAGCTAAGCGTATTGAGAAGGGTGAAAAAATCATTGAGGAGACTATCCTTGGCTCTTCAATTTTGAGACAAAACTTTGCTAAATTAATCCCTAAGATCAAATCTAAAAAAATCAAAGTTTATGATCTGGTAAAAGTGGACAAAATGTACGCTTTAAACCAGGAGCAAGCTGATAAACTTGAAAAAGTTTTCTTTGATAATATGGAGCTTATCCAACAGGATGAGAAGGTTCTGAATGAATCTACGAATAGGATTCGAAAATACTCAGAGAATTCAAAAAAGTTTAAAGAACTTAAAGAGAAAATAGATACATCTTCTGGCAAAATAGATGAAGCCATCCGTAAAATCGGTGTATCTCAGAAAGAGATTCAAAAAATCTCTCAAAAGATTAAGTCGATGGTCTTTCGCGTTAAAGAAATCGAAAAACACTTTCTAAAGATAAAAGCGAAGTATGGACATGACGTTCGAGAAATCAAAGGCCTGAATAGGTTCATTGAAAAGAATGAGAACCTAGACGAAATCGAAAAGATGATGGGCTGTGACATTGAAGAGGTCCGGGAAGTCATCAAAGACATTCGCAATAATGAACGTAAACTCCGACGTATGGAGCAGGAAGCTGGTTCACCAGTCCATGAAATCAAAGATTGGGGCGAAAAGATAATCAAGGGAGAACGTGAAATTGCCCAAGCAAAACGCGAATTAGTTCGAGCAAACTTACGTTTGGTGGTCTCAATTGCGAAACGATACGCGAACCGAGGGATGCACTTTTTTGATTTGATCCAAGAAGGAAACATAGGCCTTATCCGAGCTGTGGACAAATTTGAATACAAAAAGGGTTATAAATTTTCTACCTATGCGACTTGGTGGATCCGCCAAGCGATTACCCGAGCCATTTCAGACCAAGCAAGAACCATCCGTGTTCCTGTTCACATGATTGAACAGGTAAACAAAGTGATCCGGGAAACACGTTTGTTTGTCCAGGAATTTGGTCGTGACCCTTCCAATGATGAGATTGCGGAAAGACTAGGTTGGCCTGTTCAAAAGGTTAAGGCAGTGAAGAACGTGGCAAGAGAGCCTATTTCTTTGGAGATCCCTGTGGGTTCCGAAGAGGATTCTGAATTAGGTGACTTCATCGAGGATAAGGATGTTATTTCTCCTTTGAATTCTGCGGCAAGCTCTATCCTCAGCGAACAAATCCGACAAGTCTTACAAACGCTCCCAGCTAGGGAGCAGAAAGTAATCCGGATGCGATTTGGATTGGATGATGGGTATGCTCAGACACTCGAAGAGGTGGGCTACCAATTTAAGGTAACGAGAGAACGGATACGTCAGATTGAAGCAAAGGCTCTCAGAAGGTTACGCCACCCAAGCCGATCCAAAAAGTTAAAAGACTACATCGACTAG
- a CDS encoding glycerol-3-phosphate dehydrogenase/oxidase, whose amino-acid sequence MAISKERLQTLEKLNQTKYDILILGGGATGAGTALDAALRGYKVALLEKQDISSGTSSRSTKLIHGGVRYLAQLHFKLIYEALSERKRLLKNAPHLVKPLAFVMPTYKWYEKPYFSLGLTLYDLLAGSRTVPGHERISKSQALNDFPALKTKGLKGGIKYYDAQFNDSRLNIATVRGAKEAGADIVTRMEVIQFIKKEGQIVGVEALDLITKKKVSIYAKVVANTTGVWIDQIRKLDDPSAQDVLSPSQGIHLVFSKEKIPCKTAMIIPKTEDGRVVFVIPWEGKVILGTTDTPKNGIDSEPLPLQSEVDFLLKTGNDYLDTKLDKRDILSVFSGLRPLISLAGNKNTKAISREEAILVSASGLVTMSGGKWSTYRKMGEDLTNRLIEEGNLETKNECMTYNFAFPGTLGYTKDLPRKLISLYGFSEPTAVRLADTFGGEVELILGKKPKEIKKGTGFFAEEVSHFVKNEFAISVLDVLARRWRVLFLDLALAKVLAEPVAKVLQTELKWTEAQKLSSLKELNGLISSLEKTIR is encoded by the coding sequence ATGGCAATCTCAAAAGAAAGATTACAAACCTTAGAAAAATTAAACCAAACAAAATATGACATCCTAATCCTGGGCGGTGGTGCTACAGGAGCAGGCACTGCCTTAGACGCTGCATTACGCGGTTATAAAGTTGCACTCCTCGAAAAACAGGACATCTCGAGCGGAACTTCCTCCCGTTCAACTAAACTCATCCATGGAGGTGTCCGTTATCTTGCCCAACTACATTTCAAACTCATTTATGAAGCTCTCTCCGAAAGAAAACGACTTTTAAAAAATGCACCCCACTTGGTGAAGCCTCTCGCCTTTGTAATGCCTACTTACAAATGGTATGAAAAACCATATTTTTCTCTGGGGCTAACTCTATATGATTTACTAGCTGGTTCTCGCACAGTCCCAGGACATGAACGGATTTCTAAATCCCAAGCCTTGAACGACTTTCCAGCGCTTAAAACGAAGGGCTTGAAAGGTGGTATTAAATACTACGATGCTCAGTTTAATGATTCACGTTTGAACATAGCAACCGTTAGGGGAGCAAAAGAAGCAGGTGCGGATATTGTGACTCGAATGGAAGTGATTCAATTCATAAAGAAAGAGGGTCAGATTGTTGGGGTGGAAGCACTTGATTTAATCACAAAGAAAAAAGTATCCATCTATGCGAAAGTTGTTGCGAATACGACCGGTGTCTGGATTGACCAGATTCGAAAACTCGATGATCCCAGCGCACAGGACGTACTGAGTCCCAGCCAAGGCATTCATCTTGTTTTTTCGAAAGAAAAAATTCCCTGTAAAACAGCGATGATCATTCCGAAAACTGAGGATGGTCGAGTTGTGTTTGTCATCCCTTGGGAAGGAAAGGTGATTTTGGGAACAACAGATACTCCCAAAAATGGAATCGATTCGGAACCTCTTCCCTTGCAGTCTGAAGTTGATTTTTTATTAAAGACAGGAAACGATTACTTAGATACAAAACTCGATAAAAGAGACATCTTATCCGTGTTTAGTGGACTGCGACCTTTGATCTCCCTTGCCGGGAATAAAAATACAAAAGCGATCTCTAGAGAAGAAGCGATTCTTGTCTCTGCATCTGGATTAGTTACAATGTCTGGTGGGAAATGGTCTACGTATAGAAAGATGGGAGAAGACCTGACCAACCGTCTCATCGAGGAAGGGAATCTAGAGACCAAAAATGAATGTATGACCTACAATTTTGCCTTCCCAGGTACTTTGGGCTATACGAAGGATCTCCCAAGAAAACTCATCTCTCTATATGGCTTTTCGGAACCAACAGCTGTTCGACTTGCGGATACTTTCGGTGGAGAAGTAGAGTTGATTTTAGGAAAAAAACCTAAGGAGATCAAAAAAGGCACAGGATTTTTCGCAGAAGAAGTCTCTCATTTTGTGAAGAATGAATTTGCAATCTCTGTCCTTGATGTACTCGCTCGGCGTTGGCGTGTCTTGTTTTTGGACTTGGCTTTGGCAAAGGTATTGGCAGAGCCCGTTGCAAAGGTACTACAAACGGAACTGAAATGGACGGAAGCGCAAAAACTATCCTCCCTGAAAGAACTCAATGGACTTATTAGCTCTCTCGAAAAAACGATTCGCTAG
- a CDS encoding efflux RND transporter permease subunit, giving the protein MRSSIVEYFLSKSLFVNLLTFLILLVGGFTAATMNREAFPNINFDIVSVATIYVGASPADVEKLVTKPIEDAIKEVDGIKEYRSASLENRSGIVITIDPNTKNTQKVVDDIKSAIDRVQDLPEEAEDPIVTEITTARQPVIEIHLTSAQSNGKPVLDTSQLRDQAKILEEKLKDLPTVARITKRGWREREMKVDLYPDKLTAYSISSTQVINALRLRNVNFPGGNISERSKEIIVRTVGEFDTADEIENVFVRSNDAGRSVRIKDIARVTESFEDSDYLDKSNGEIAIALTVIKREKADAIVTVDSAKKIVEEFITASQGKIKHAFVNDLSKYIRRRLGVLTSNAISGLILVTASLFVFLGWRMALMTALGIPISIAMTFIAMSYFGLTLNLISMMGLIIVVGILVDDAIIICENVYRHLENGEEPFEAALRGTSEVLAPVMATVTTTIAAFGPMLFMTGIFGKFIHSIPMVVILSLSSSLFEAFFMLPSHLYDVSKSTSLKGEVKEESHWFVRFKNKTYLPLLRFALSHKLKMIAGLLVIFIFSLTLQGMFGKFKLFPGAIETFQVRVTAETGLTLEQTDRFIQAIEYSLKSLPKEELENYISRVGIIQKDPNDPFTKRGKNYAQIMVYLTPEESRERSTEKIIEFVRHNTKYLLNDKSLLLLEEKLASEKKGKKEEEPIQLLPKPDEFKSLEGKLVNLEFEKLAGGPPVGKPVAIEIKGDDFSTLQKIGTEYKEVLNQIPGVVDIGDDFNDGKDEIRVTVDQSLASLAGVNVQSVSLAINTALQGTIATKIKRADEEVDVRVRFPEEYRSSLSHLNKVYVNNLTGNLIPVSRLTSYDRSPGRASINHLDGKRLLTVTSNIDETKTTSRAVNQKAKELGEGIIKKYPGYTVRFSGENKDTEESMQSLMRAFLVGLLIIYMILASLFKSLLQPFVVMSAIPFGVIGVIFAFLLHGQPLSFLSFLGVIGLAGVVVNDSIVLVDCANQLKLENPNYKTFDLLIETGSIRLRAVILTTVTTVLGLLPTAYGIGGRDPFLVPMALAFGWGLAFATFITLIMVPVFYLTTYEFVGWLGGKFKR; this is encoded by the coding sequence ATGCGCTCATCCATCGTAGAATACTTCCTTTCGAAAAGTTTATTCGTAAACTTACTCACCTTCTTAATATTGCTCGTGGGTGGCTTTACGGCCGCTACCATGAATAGAGAGGCCTTCCCCAATATCAACTTTGATATTGTCAGTGTTGCCACTATCTATGTAGGAGCTTCCCCCGCCGATGTGGAAAAATTGGTCACTAAACCAATAGAAGATGCAATCAAAGAAGTTGATGGGATAAAAGAATACCGGTCAGCTTCACTCGAAAATCGATCTGGTATTGTCATCACAATTGACCCAAATACAAAAAATACCCAAAAGGTCGTTGATGATATTAAATCTGCTATTGATAGGGTCCAAGACTTGCCCGAAGAAGCAGAAGATCCTATCGTTACAGAAATCACAACAGCACGTCAGCCAGTCATCGAAATCCATCTAACAAGCGCACAATCCAATGGAAAACCTGTTCTTGATACAAGCCAACTCAGAGACCAAGCAAAGATTCTAGAAGAAAAACTAAAAGATCTACCAACAGTTGCTCGCATAACCAAAAGAGGATGGCGAGAAAGGGAAATGAAGGTGGATTTGTATCCAGATAAACTCACTGCATATTCCATCTCTTCTACTCAAGTAATCAATGCACTACGCCTGAGAAATGTGAATTTTCCTGGTGGAAATATTTCCGAGCGTTCAAAAGAAATTATTGTTCGTACCGTAGGGGAATTTGATACAGCAGATGAAATCGAGAATGTATTTGTGAGGTCAAACGATGCAGGACGATCTGTTCGTATCAAAGACATTGCACGAGTCACTGAATCTTTTGAAGATAGTGATTATCTTGATAAATCAAACGGTGAGATTGCAATCGCTTTAACTGTCATCAAAAGGGAAAAAGCAGATGCCATTGTAACAGTTGATTCCGCTAAAAAAATTGTGGAAGAGTTTATCACAGCTTCACAAGGCAAAATCAAACACGCTTTTGTAAACGACCTGTCCAAATACATTCGTAGAAGACTAGGAGTGCTTACCTCCAATGCGATTTCAGGACTTATACTTGTAACTGCTTCCTTATTTGTTTTTTTGGGCTGGCGAATGGCTCTAATGACTGCTTTGGGTATCCCGATTTCCATTGCGATGACTTTTATTGCGATGAGTTACTTTGGGCTCACTTTGAACTTAATCTCTATGATGGGATTGATCATTGTTGTGGGAATTCTCGTGGATGATGCGATCATTATCTGTGAAAACGTCTACCGACATCTTGAAAATGGTGAAGAACCGTTTGAGGCAGCTCTGCGAGGCACCTCTGAAGTGTTGGCACCTGTAATGGCTACTGTGACAACAACCATTGCTGCGTTTGGACCCATGTTATTTATGACGGGTATATTTGGGAAATTCATCCACTCTATCCCTATGGTTGTGATCCTTTCTCTATCTTCCTCCCTTTTTGAAGCATTCTTTATGCTACCTTCTCATTTATACGATGTGAGTAAATCAACCTCTCTAAAAGGCGAAGTCAAAGAAGAGTCTCATTGGTTTGTCCGCTTCAAAAACAAAACCTATCTTCCCTTGTTACGATTTGCACTTAGTCATAAATTGAAAATGATTGCGGGACTACTTGTGATATTTATATTTTCCCTCACCCTACAAGGAATGTTTGGTAAGTTCAAATTGTTTCCAGGTGCGATTGAAACTTTCCAAGTCCGCGTAACGGCTGAAACGGGGCTTACTTTAGAACAGACAGATCGTTTTATACAAGCCATCGAATATTCGTTAAAGAGTTTGCCCAAGGAAGAGCTAGAAAACTATATCTCAAGAGTCGGAATCATTCAAAAAGATCCCAATGATCCATTCACAAAAAGAGGTAAGAACTATGCCCAAATTATGGTCTACCTTACTCCTGAAGAATCCCGCGAAAGAAGTACAGAAAAGATCATAGAGTTTGTCCGCCATAACACAAAGTATCTATTGAATGATAAATCCTTACTCCTCTTGGAAGAGAAATTAGCCTCGGAAAAAAAAGGCAAAAAGGAAGAAGAACCCATTCAATTATTGCCAAAGCCGGATGAATTTAAATCTTTAGAAGGAAAGCTTGTCAATTTGGAATTTGAAAAGTTAGCTGGGGGCCCTCCTGTTGGTAAGCCAGTAGCAATCGAAATCAAAGGAGATGACTTTTCTACCTTACAAAAGATAGGTACAGAATATAAAGAAGTCCTCAACCAGATCCCTGGTGTGGTTGACATTGGTGATGATTTCAATGATGGTAAAGATGAGATCCGAGTCACCGTAGATCAATCCCTAGCCTCCCTTGCAGGTGTGAACGTACAATCCGTATCTTTAGCAATAAATACAGCCTTACAAGGAACGATTGCTACAAAAATCAAACGAGCCGATGAGGAAGTAGATGTGCGTGTCCGCTTTCCAGAGGAATACCGAAGTTCCTTATCACATTTGAACAAAGTGTACGTGAACAACCTTACGGGAAATTTAATCCCTGTCTCAAGGCTTACGAGTTATGATAGGTCACCAGGAAGAGCGTCCATAAACCATTTAGATGGGAAACGATTGCTCACTGTGACATCCAATATTGATGAAACCAAAACCACCTCCCGAGCCGTTAACCAAAAAGCAAAAGAATTGGGAGAAGGTATAATTAAAAAGTACCCTGGTTATACGGTGCGATTTTCTGGAGAGAATAAGGATACAGAGGAGTCCATGCAATCACTCATGCGTGCTTTCTTGGTTGGACTTCTTATCATTTACATGATCCTAGCCTCATTGTTTAAATCTCTTTTACAACCATTTGTCGTGATGAGTGCCATTCCTTTTGGTGTTATTGGAGTCATATTTGCTTTTTTACTCCACGGACAACCCTTATCCTTTCTTTCCTTTTTGGGTGTGATTGGACTTGCAGGGGTGGTAGTCAATGACTCTATTGTGCTTGTTGATTGTGCTAACCAATTGAAATTAGAGAATCCTAATTATAAAACTTTTGACTTGCTTATAGAAACTGGGTCTATTCGTTTACGTGCTGTTATCCTGACAACTGTCACGACAGTACTTGGACTCCTCCCAACAGCCTATGGAATTGGAGGACGCGATCCATTTTTAGTTCCTATGGCATTGGCCTTTGGTTGGGGCTTAGCGTTTGCTACCTTTATCACTTTGATTATGGTTCCAGTCTTTTATCTAACAACCTACGAGTTTGTAGGCTGGCTAGGTGGTAAATTTAAAAGATAA
- a CDS encoding polysaccharide deacetylase family protein, giving the protein MPLDPIEEEKEIQDIVHELSKDIEKDRNFAKQVKRLLFLGFLTLSISSVVVLLSYLLYLSFSVDQLQTEVKAKDKMLQEMEESLSSLMYQEQLREEQYLTSESEIDESLQKQVEKNINYLKEVSKETKGKNILRGNEKYKEIALTFDLATGEELALLYQYVKEYNIKITIFLSNERPSDTSGSFFVRSNLDLIKRLAKTGNVEFGNHTWSHFNYSRSVSETSQRKRTVLEYLSKSVLDLTRMAEELKRVEDIFYALTKQELKKYYRLPYGAINQLILDAHASIGYTQHIMWSRNNKGSLDLPDYIHKQFVYQNQNGKRVVVKNPYYKTSQETLDYLDLWESVDPHGMNGAIILMHLGSPRKFDKLIYILPEFIKKMQKKGYHFNTVSEVLNDKED; this is encoded by the coding sequence ATGCCTTTAGATCCGATTGAAGAAGAAAAAGAGATTCAAGACATCGTCCATGAACTCTCAAAAGATATAGAAAAGGATAGAAACTTCGCCAAGCAGGTGAAACGTCTTCTGTTCTTGGGTTTTCTTACCCTTAGCATTTCTTCCGTCGTAGTACTTTTGAGTTACCTTTTGTACCTCTCGTTTTCAGTGGATCAATTGCAAACGGAGGTTAAGGCAAAGGATAAGATGTTACAAGAGATGGAAGAGAGTCTTTCGTCTCTTATGTATCAGGAGCAACTTCGGGAAGAACAATACCTTACTTCAGAATCGGAAATTGATGAGTCCCTTCAGAAACAGGTAGAAAAGAATATAAACTATTTAAAAGAAGTTTCAAAAGAAACAAAGGGTAAAAATATCCTCAGAGGGAATGAAAAGTATAAAGAGATAGCCTTAACTTTTGATTTAGCTACCGGTGAAGAGCTCGCACTTCTTTACCAATATGTAAAAGAATATAATATAAAGATAACGATCTTTCTATCGAATGAAAGACCTTCAGATACAAGTGGTTCATTCTTTGTAAGGTCAAATTTAGACCTAATCAAAAGATTAGCAAAGACGGGAAACGTAGAGTTTGGCAATCACACGTGGAGCCATTTCAATTATTCCAGATCCGTTTCAGAAACAAGCCAGAGAAAACGCACCGTACTTGAGTACCTCTCTAAATCGGTATTAGATCTCACTCGTATGGCAGAAGAGCTTAAGAGAGTTGAGGATATATTTTATGCCCTTACTAAACAGGAATTAAAAAAATACTATCGTTTGCCCTATGGTGCCATCAACCAGTTGATTTTAGATGCCCATGCTAGCATAGGTTACACGCAGCATATAATGTGGTCTAGAAATAATAAAGGCTCTTTGGATTTGCCTGACTATATTCATAAACAATTTGTCTACCAAAATCAGAATGGCAAACGTGTTGTTGTTAAAAATCCATATTATAAAACTAGCCAGGAAACTCTAGACTATTTGGATTTATGGGAGAGTGTCGATCCCCATGGAATGAATGGCGCTATCATCTTAATGCACTTGGGAAGCCCTAGAAAATTTGATAAACTCATCTATATATTGCCCGAGTTTATCAAAAAGATGCAAAAGAAGGGATACCATTTTAATACGGTATCCGAAGTCTTGAATGACAAAGAAGACTAG
- the tyrS gene encoding tyrosine--tRNA ligase, protein MKTEAQIEQEILKIQRGTVEVISIPELKDKLKKKESLRIKAGFDPTAPDLHLGHFVLLRKLRHFQDLGHQILFLLGDFTGMIGDPSGKSETRKRLTKEEVRENSLTYQNQVFRILDREKTQVVYNAEWCMPLTSEDILTLTAKYTVSRMLERDDFTKRYRAGSPISMIEFLYPLFQGYDSVHLKSDVEIGGTDQKFNLLIGRDLQREYGQEPQCVVTLPLLVGLDGSKKMSKSLGNYIGITEAPIDIYGKVMSISDELMWNYFELLTDLSFEEIDNRKKGISEKTLHPKEVKSELALLILDQLHDPAQNRGAVEEWNRIHNAKNRALPEEIKTIQLDESYFVEGHPGLLSILNQFQFITSVSEGRRLVQAGGLYLNEEKLSEWQISLEKGQEYLIRQGKKGKFLRILT, encoded by the coding sequence ATGAAAACTGAAGCCCAGATTGAACAAGAAATTTTAAAAATCCAAAGAGGAACCGTAGAGGTGATCTCTATCCCCGAGTTGAAAGACAAACTCAAAAAGAAAGAAAGTCTCAGAATCAAAGCAGGATTTGATCCAACGGCACCTGATCTGCACTTAGGTCATTTTGTTTTGTTGCGAAAACTCAGGCATTTCCAAGATTTAGGCCACCAAATTCTCTTTTTGTTAGGTGATTTTACTGGAATGATCGGTGATCCATCTGGAAAATCAGAAACTAGAAAACGGCTGACAAAGGAAGAAGTCAGAGAAAATTCTTTAACATACCAAAACCAAGTTTTTCGAATTTTAGACAGAGAAAAAACACAAGTTGTCTACAATGCAGAGTGGTGTATGCCGCTTACCTCTGAGGATATCCTTACTTTAACAGCCAAGTATACTGTTTCACGTATGTTAGAAAGGGATGACTTTACAAAACGATACCGTGCAGGGAGTCCGATCTCCATGATCGAGTTTCTTTACCCGCTATTCCAAGGATATGATTCTGTTCATTTGAAGAGTGATGTAGAAATTGGAGGTACAGACCAAAAATTCAATTTACTCATTGGCCGCGACTTACAACGAGAATATGGCCAAGAACCACAATGTGTCGTAACATTACCTTTATTAGTTGGGCTAGACGGTAGCAAAAAAATGTCCAAGTCCTTGGGCAATTACATTGGAATCACAGAGGCACCTATCGATATTTACGGTAAGGTAATGTCAATTTCCGATGAACTGATGTGGAATTACTTCGAACTTTTAACAGATCTTTCCTTTGAAGAAATAGATAATCGAAAGAAGGGAATTTCCGAAAAAACACTTCATCCCAAAGAAGTGAAAAGTGAACTTGCACTTCTTATTTTGGACCAATTGCACGATCCTGCTCAAAATAGAGGAGCTGTTGAGGAATGGAATCGGATCCACAACGCAAAGAACAGAGCCTTACCAGAAGAGATCAAAACAATTCAGTTGGATGAAAGTTACTTTGTTGAAGGTCATCCTGGACTGCTCAGTATACTGAACCAGTTTCAATTTATAACTTCGGTATCCGAAGGAAGAAGGTTGGTGCAGGCAGGTGGACTGTACCTTAACGAAGAGAAACTTTCAGAGTGGCAAATTTCGCTAGAAAAGGGACAAGAATACCTCATCCGCCAAGGAAAAAAAGGGAAATTTTTAAGGATTCTCACTTAG